The sequence GAAGGAGTGGCTATTTGGAGTTTTCCTAAAAAAAGAGCTGCTAAGATATTTATAGAAGAAAGAAAGAGTACCTTTGAGAAAAGAAGATAAGGATAGAAAGATTATCTTTAAAAAGTAGTTATTAATAAAAACCGGACATTAGGAAATAATACCGAGCAATAAAAGATAAACTTATTTGTCCTCAAATTAATTTGCTCTATGTCAAATTTTCATTAATAAGTGCTTTAAAAAGTATGTCAAAAATTATTACCTTGATTACTGATTTTGGAATAAAAGATTGTTATGTAGGAGTAATGAAGGGAGTAATTAGCTCCATTATTTCTTCAGCCTCTATTATTGACCTCACCCATGAAGTTAAGGCAGGAGATATAGAAGAAGCAGCTTTTATTATTCAGGCTGCTTTTAAGTATTTTCCCAAAGGAACTATTCATGTAATAGTAGTTGACCCAGGAGTAGGTAGTAATCGAAGAGTAATTATTGTCGAGAGCAAAGATTATTATTTTATAGCTCCTGACAATGGAGTCTTAAATTATATCGTAGAACCATTAAAAGATATTAAGATCATCTCAGCTCTTAATAAGAAGTATTTTTTAAAGGATATTAGTCATACCTTTCAGGGAAGAGACATCTTTGCCCCTCTTGCTGCTTATTTGGCTTTAGGAATAGATATTAAAGAATTTGGAGAAGAGATAAAAGAAATAACAACCTTTCCTATTAAGAAGGTGACCAAAGAAGACTCTTTATTAATGGGTGAAGTAATTTATATTGATAAATTTGGCAACTTAGTGACTAACTTTACCCCTCTTAACTTATCTTTCTCAAAAGATATAATTATCAAGATTAAAGACTATAAGATTTTTAAGATCAATGATTTTTATGCTCAAAGCAAAGAAGGTGAATTATTGGCCATCTGGGGAAGTAGTGATCACTTAGAAATTTCTATAAACGGTGAAAGCGCTGAAGAGTTTTTAAGAGCAAAAAAAGGAGATTTAGTTACAGTTTCGCTTAATAGCGAAAAAACGTCAAAATTTTAGGAGGAAGAGATGGAAAACAACAAAGATGAAACTTGCCAAGAAACTAAAGAAGAAGAAAAACAAGAAATACCTTTTCAAAAAGCTCAATTTTTAGACCTGGTATTTATGTTATCGACAAGTGCTTTTCAACATTTGGGAGAAGTAGCAGACCCCGTGGAGAATAAAAAGAAGGTAGATTTACCATCAGCCAAATATACTATAGATTTAGTTAGTCTTCTCCAGGAAAAAACCAAGAGTAATTTAACAGATAGTGAATCTAAGATCTTAGATGACATCTTGTATAATCTGAGAATGAAGTACTTAGAAATGACCAATAAAAAAGTAAAGGAAGGTTGAAACTTTATGGCTATATTTGAACTTATTACCCCACCCCATATCATCTTTGGAAAAGGAAGCATTGAGAAGCTCGGATTAGAATGTGTCAAGTTTGGAAAGAAAGCTTTGTTGGTGACTGGAAGTTCGGCAATGAGAAAGTTAAAGATATTAGACCAAGTTACGGAAGACTTAGAAAGATCGGGCATTAAACCATTCTTATTTGATGAGATAAAGGGAGAACCTGACTTAGAGATAGTTGAAGAAGGTAGAAATTTAGCGAAAAGGCATGAGGTTGAGATGGTGATTGGATTAGGAGGAGGCAGTGCCTTAGATGCAGCTAAGGCTATCGCCGGCTTGTTTCATGAAGAAGGAAAGTGCGAAGAATACCAAA is a genomic window of bacterium containing:
- a CDS encoding SAM-dependent chlorinase/fluorinase translates to MSKIITLITDFGIKDCYVGVMKGVISSIISSASIIDLTHEVKAGDIEEAAFIIQAAFKYFPKGTIHVIVVDPGVGSNRRVIIVESKDYYFIAPDNGVLNYIVEPLKDIKIISALNKKYFLKDISHTFQGRDIFAPLAAYLALGIDIKEFGEEIKEITTFPIKKVTKEDSLLMGEVIYIDKFGNLVTNFTPLNLSFSKDIIIKIKDYKIFKINDFYAQSKEGELLAIWGSSDHLEISINGESAEEFLRAKKGDLVTVSLNSEKTSKF
- a CDS encoding DUF1844 domain-containing protein codes for the protein MENNKDETCQETKEEEKQEIPFQKAQFLDLVFMLSTSAFQHLGEVADPVENKKKVDLPSAKYTIDLVSLLQEKTKSNLTDSESKILDDILYNLRMKYLEMTNKKVKEG